Genomic segment of Arachnia propionica:
TTCAGGTGTTCCTGCTCGCCAGCACCGGTACAGGTCGCCTCGTACCGGATGCGGCCGCGTCGTAGAAGGCGCGGGCGGCGGCAAGGTTGCGCCAGGCGTCATGGACGGTGCCCAGCGAGTTGTTCTCTCCACGGATCCGGTCGACGAGGGGCTGGATCAGGTCGGAGTCGTCGTCCAGCGGTTCGAGCCGTTCCCATGAGGGAGAGGCCCCGGCGTCGGGACGCAGCACCGAGATGTGTGCGTCGATGGTGTCGATCGCCAGCGACCCCTCGGTCCCGTTGAGGGTGGTGGTGATCCGCCACGCCCCGTCCGCTCCGGTCCAGGTGTTCTCCATGGTGGCGACCACGCCGTCGGAGAAGGTGAAGATGGCGTGGCCGTAGTCCTCGACGGGCAGCTGCGGGTACCGCAGGTTCGCGACGTGCCCGATGACATCGACCGGTTCCGCTCCCAGCAGCCAGCGCAGCCGGTCGATCTGGTAGATCGCGTGGTCGATCCAGCCACCTCCGGGCGCCTTGTCCTCCTCGACCCACCAGCCGTGCGACTCGGAATCCTCCCACGCCTTCGGCAGCACACCGCACAGCACGAAGTTGGCCGAGACGATCCTGCCCAGCTCGCCGGAACGGACGATCTCGAAGAGCCGCTGGTTCTGATCCGTCATCCGCGACCGCGATTCCGCCGGGATGAACTGCACGCCGGCCCGTTCCACCGCCCGCACGATGGCGCTCGCCTCCTCCAGGGTACGCGCCAGCGGCTTGATGGAGACGATGTGTTTTCCGGCCTCCGCCGCCCTGATGCAGATCCCGGGGTTCTGCTCGACGCTGAAAAAGGCCCCGATGGCATCGATCCCGGGATCCTGCAGCGCATCGTCGAGGGACGTGGAGAACTCCGCCCCCAGGTCGCTGGCGAGGGCCCTGCCCCTCCCGGGATCGCCGTCGACGATGAGCGGCAGATCGGTCTGCGGGTGCCTGCTCAGCCCCCGCGCGAGCGGCACCGCCGAGTACCAGTGGTCGAGCCCGATGATTGCGAATTTGATGGAAGTCACGAGTTCACCTCAGATCGCTTCTCGGCCCTGCGGGGACCGTGTTTCTGAGGAGTATTAATTAATACTCGGAGTTTGTCAACCCAGATCGTCCGGGACCCCCAGCCGGAACATCGCGTTGCGCGCGGTCTCCAAGCCCATGTCGACGGCCCCGCGCAGCGTGGCGTCGGTGCGCAGCGTCGCGACTTCGAGATCGACGTGGAACGGGCTGCGCCGGGTCACCGCGCCGCTGATCTCGGCGACGTAGTCCTGGAGGCGGATCCCGATGCCGCCACCCAGGACCACACACTCGGGGTCGAGGACGGCGTTGATGGCGATCACCGCCGCCGAGATGCCCTCCACGAACCGGTCCATGACCTGCCGGGCCGTCGGATCCCCCGCCGCGGCCAGCTGCAGGACGGCCTTCGGCGTGGGGTTCACCAACCCCAGTTCCCGGGCCGAGGCCGTGAGGGCGCGCGCCGAAACGACATCCTCCAGCACGCGCGCCCTCCCGTCGACCCCCGTGGCGGTGAGCAGATAGGCGAGTTCACCGGCGGCCCCGTGGAAACCACGGTGCAGCTTCCCGTTGAGGATGGTGGCCAGGCCGGCGCCGGTTCCGATATGGAAATAAGCAAAGGATTCGTGGCGCCTGGCCTGACCGTGGATCGACTCGGCGAGCGCGGCCAGGTTGACGTCGTTCTCGATCTGCAACTGCGCGCCGAGCTCGTCGTTGAGCATATTGATCAACTTGGGGCGATGCCAGCCCGGTAACTGATCCGCGTAGTCCACCACGCCGCGTTTCGGGGCGAAAACACCCGGGGAACCGATGACCGCATAGGTCCTCCCTGGATCCAGCAGCAGCTTCGCCTTCGCCTGGGAGACCTCCGCGGAGATCAGCTCCACCAGCGCGGTCGCACTCCTGGCCACGTTGCGCACATCGTGGCGGTAGAGCTCGTCGCCCGCGATGTCCACCACCGCCACGCGAACCCAGACGCGGCCGATGTCGACGGCGATGACCGACGCGGCTGCAGGATTCACCTGGTAGAGCTTGGCGGGCCTTCCCGTGTCGCGGGCGTCGTTGCCCAGCGGGACGACGAGCCGCGCATCCACGAGTTCGTTGAGCGCCGCGATTACGGTGGGCTGCGAGAGTCCGGAAGCGCGTGCCAACTCGGGACGGGTCGACGGGCCCTGGCTCAGTAGCGAGTCGAACAGGACACGCTGGTTCATCTCGCGGATGAGTTTGGGGCCCTTGCCCATCAGCCGATCGCTGGCCGTTGGCATGTCAATCCTCTCCACAGTGTTGCCAAGTCAACTCTGTTAGTTAATACTACTTATAATCTGGTGCAACGGAGCTAAGGAGTGTCATGACTCAGCAGAGGCCGCTACGGTTCGGGATCCTCGGGGCCGGCATGATCGCAGGCGACGAGGACGGTTTTCTGCCCAACCTAACCACGCTCGGAGACAAAGTTGAAATAACCACGGTCGCGGATGTCGTGCCCGAGCACGCGCAGCGCATCGCCCAGAGATTCGGCATCGACACCGTCTACGAATCGCTCGACGAGATGTTGCGCGACGACCGCGTCGAGGCCGTGGCGAACCTCACCCCCATCTCCGTGCACGCCGAGACCTCCATGCGGATCCTCCGCAGCGGCCGGCACCTGCTGAGCGAGAAACCCCTTGCCACCACCCTGGAGGAGGCCGACGCGCTCATCGAGGAGGCCGAGCGGCAGGGCGTGGTCTTCGTGTGCGCCCCTCCCGACACGCTCTACGCCCAGTACCGCGAGGCCCGCCGGCTCATCGACGAGGACCGCATCGGACAGGTGTGCTTCGCCCGGGTGCGCAGTTCGCACGGCGGCCCCGGCGGGGCCCCCGACGGGTGGCCGTTCGACCCGACCTGGTTCTACCAGCCGGGCGGCGGGCCGCTGTTCGACATGGGCGTCTACGGCATCCACGAGATCACCAGCCTGCTGGGACCGGCGCGGCGGGTCTCGGCCTTCGGCGGCATCACGGAGGCCGTTCGCACCGTGCGCGGGACGGGCCCCTTCGGCGGGCTGCGGATCCCCGTCACCACCCCCGACAACTTCCTGCTCATGCTGGACTTCGGCAACTCGACCTTCGCCGTGATCGACGCGACGTTCAACGTCCTGGCATCCAAGGCGCCCAAGGTGGAGGTGTTCGGACGGCGGGGTGCGATGGCCATCTACCACCGCGACGAGAACCCGCTCGAGGTGTTCGTCCAGGACCTGGAACCCGGCGTCGACGCCTGGATGGCCCCGGAGGACCTTTCCCGGGCCAACAACGTCCGGGAACAGGAACTGCACCGCGCCATGCTCATGGAACACCTGGTCGACTGCGTCCGCAGCGGCGAACCCCCCATCGCCGACGCCTACAAGGCCCGGCACGCGCTCGAGATCATGACCGCTGCCATCGAGTCCGCGAAATCCGGCCGGGTCGTCGAACTCGCCACGTCCTTCTAGGCCATCATGTCCGACGACGTTCACGCAGAAGAGGCGGCGCAGCTCAGTCCCGAGCTGGCCCGGGAATCCGGCGGCCCACCGCAGGCGAGCCTGGGCTACCGCATCCGGCACAACTACGTCCTGGGGCGCATCCTCAAGAGCCTGATCACGATCTGGGCCGTGGCCACCCTGTCCTTCGCCCTGGTGCGGTGGATGCCCGGCAACCCGCTGCAGGCCTACGTGCAGAAACTGATGACCCAGCAGGGCCTGGGACGGCAGGAAGCGCTCGCACGCGCTTCCTCGCTGCTGTCCTACGACCCGGATGCCCCGCTGCTGGATCAGTACCTCACCTACCTCGGTGGGTTGGTGCAGGGCAATCTGGGCCAGTCCATCGTCGCGCCCGGCACCTCGGTGATCGACTACATCCTCGCCTACCTGCCGTGGACGCTGTTCAGCGTCGGCCTGGGGCTGCTGCTGTCGTTCCTGATCGGGATCGCTCTGGGAGTCCTGATCGCCTACAAACGCGGCCGCTGGATAGACCACCTGATCACCAACATCTCTTCCGCACTGAACGCCGTCCCCAACTACATGTGGGCGATGCTGGTGATCGTGGTCTTCGGCGTCCAGCTGCGCTGGTTCAACGTCAGTTCGCTGCGGGGCACGCTCACCCCCGGTGTCCAACCGGGATTCACCGCCGAGTTCATCCTCGACGCGCTGACGCACGCCGCCCTTCCCATCACCGTCTACGTCCTGACCTCCGTGGGAGGCTGGATCCTGCAGATGAAGTCCTCCACCACGCAGGTGCTCGAGGACGACTACGTGATCGGCGCGAAGGCCCGCGGCCTTCCCGGCTCCCGCATCCACATCAGCTACGTCGGGCGCAACGCGATCCTGCCGCTGTTCACCCAGTTCGCCGTCCAGCTGGGCTTCGTGGTCGGGGGCTCGACGCTGGTGGAACAGATCTTCAAGTACGACGGCGTCGGGTACTACTTCTACGACGCGATCGTGGCCCGTGACTACCCCGTGGTCCAGGGCTTCATCCTGATCATCACGGTCTCGGTGGTGCTGGCCAACTTGATGGCGGATCTGCTCCTGTCCCGTATCGATCCGCGGATCCGAGTGGAAGGTGCCCGCTGATGAGCAACTCCCCGCTTCCCACCACCGATCCCACCGTCCTCACCGGGGCCCGGACTCCCCACCCCGGGAAAGGCCGATGGCGAAGCGCCCTCGGGGCCAGCGTGACGGGCACCGTCGGTGGAGTGGTGTTCCTCCTCATGTGCGTGGCCTCGCTGATCCTGCCGTGGTTCATCGCGGTGCCAGCCGCCAATTCCGCGCTGATCTACGCCCCGCCGTCGGCGGAACACTTCCTGGGCACCGACGCCGACGGGCGCGACGTCCTCACGATGATCCTGCTCGGCGGCCGCGACGTCATCATCGTCAGCATCATCTCGGCCACGGTGTCCACGGGCATCGCCGTCGTCCTGGGCGCGTTGGCCGCGTACCTGCGGGGCTGGGTGGATTCCCTGGTGATCCAGTTCACCGATTTCATGCTGACCATCCCCCAGTTCGCGCTGCTGGTGGTGCTGGCCGTCTACGTGCGTCTCGACAGCCCCGTGATGCTGGCGCTGCTGCTCGGGGGCCTCGGCTGGCCGGGGCTACTGCGAGCGGTCCGGGCCCAGGTGCTCTCCCTGAAGGAACGCGAATACGTGGAGGCGGCGCGCATCGTCGGTTTGTCGACACCGGTCATCATCGGCCGCGAGATCCTGCCGAACATGGCCAGCTACCTCATGATCCACTTCATCTTCGCGATGACGGGGGCGACGTACGCGATGGTGGGGCTGTACCTGCTCGGACTGGCGCCCATGACGGGAATCAACTGGGGAATCATGATCAACAACGCCTGGGCGAAGGGTGCGTTGTTCTTCACCAACGCCGCATGGTCGATCATGGCCCCACTGCTCGTGGTGAGCGTGCTCCAGCTCTCCGCGATCTGGTTCGCGCGCACCCTGGAACAACTCCTGAATCCACGGCTGGCAGGGAAACAAAAATGATGACTCCGACCACTGGTGCGAAGCCGCTGCTGGAGATCTCCGGACTGGAGATCACCTACACGACGAACCGGCAGCCATCGACCGCAGTGAGGGACATCGACCTCACCTTGTACCCGCGGGAGACGCTCGTCCTCGCCGGGGAGAGCGGATGCGGCAAGACCACGCTGGCGCTGGCGATCCTGGGGTTGCTACCCAAGGGCGGCGGCATCGCCTCGGGCAGCATCTCGTTCGAGACGAAAAAAGGCACCACCGTGAAACTCACGAGCCTTTCCAGGGATGCGGAACGTGCCCTGCGCTGGACGGAGATGTCGGTCGTCTTCCAGGGCGCGATGAACTCGCTGAACCCGCTGCTCACCGTCAGGCAGCACTTCGTCGAGACGGCTCGCGCCCACGCGGGCAGCCCGAAGGGCGAAAAACTCGAGGCTTGGATGGCCGAGCTTCTCGAAATGGTGATGCTGGAACCCAAACGGGTGCTCGCCTCGTATCCCCACCAGCTCTCCGGCGGGATGCGGCAGCGGGTGCTGATCGCCCTGGGGCTGCTGCTGTCCCCCCGCCTGGTGGTGCTGGACGAGCCGACCACAGCGCTGGATGTCCTGACCCAGAAGGCGATCATCACCATCCTGCGTTCGCTGCAGGAACGCATCGGGTTCTCGATGATCTTCATCACCCACGACCTGGCGCTCGCCGCGGAGATCGCGGACCGGGTGGCGGTGATGTACGACGGCCGCATCGTCGAACTCGGCACGGCCCGGGAGGTCTTCACGGATCCCGGGCACCCCTACACCCGCGCGCTGCTGGAGACGATCCCCCGCTGGGACGGCGAACCCGGCCGGCTGCGGACGATCAAGGAGTCGCTGGCCGACTACGACATCACCACCGACGAGGGCGCAACCCAACAGCTCAAGCTACAAAAGGACTCCGAGGTGTGGCTGAGCGAAACCCACCGCGTGGCCCACATCCCCAGGAAGCGTTCGGAAGGGCGGGCCGATGACTGAGAAGTTGATGGAGATCCGTGACGTCACGCAACGGTTCCGCAGCGCGGAACGCGAGGTGGTGGCGGTCTCGAGGGTCAGCGTCCAGGTCGATGCCGGGTCGGTGACCTGCCTGGTCGGTGAGTCCGGTTCGGGGAAGACCACGCTGGCCAGGATCGCCGCGGGCCTGGACAAACCCACCGCCGGCAGCATCCACTACCAGGGCCAGGACATCTCGCAGCTGCGGGGACCCGGTTTCATGCGCTTCCGGCGAGAAGTGCAGTACGTGCACCAGGATCCCTACGCCTCGCTCAACCCGACCCGCACGGTGCTCAGCACGTTGCTCTCCGCCCTGGGGGCCCGGAGGAACCGGACCAGGCGGCGCGCAACGGAACTGCTCGAACGGGTGGAACTGACCCCGGCCGACCTGTTCCTGGAACGCTACCCCCATCAACTTTCGGGTGGGCAGCGTCAACGCGTGGCGCTGGCCCGGGCGCTGGCCACCGAACCGGCGTTGATCATCGCCGACGAAACCACGTCGATGCTCGACGCCTCGATCCGCGGCAGCATGATCAACCTGCTGTCGGAGCTGCGCGACGACCTGGGCGTCGGTTTCCTGTTCATCACCCACGACTTCACCCTGGCCAGGCACTTCGCCTGGCGGGGTCGCACCGCGGTGCTCTACCTGGGCGAACTGGTGGAGTACGGTCCGACCCCCGAGGTCATGGATGCACCCAAGCACGCCTACACCAAGGCGCTCATCGACGCGCTTCCCATGATCAGGTTCGACGACGCCGATGTTCCCGATGGTGCGCCATGACGACGGGCGGCATGCCCCGCCAGGCGATTGCCGCGGGACTCACGATCACCCTCCTGGCAGGCATCAGCATGCTGCGGGTCCCAGCCGGTTCTGCGGCCTGGGTGATGTCGGTCCTTTCCCTCGCGGCAGGCGCGCTGCTGACCGGCTGCGGGGCCCTGCTCCTGCTACTCGCCAGAAGATCCCCGGATCGCACAAGGAAAACCCCCCGACCAAGAGAGGAATCATGACCCACACGACAGCACGACGAGGGCTCGGTCGCTGCATCGTTGCAGCGGTGAGCGCGGTAGTGGCCACGGCGATGCTGCTGACCGGCTGTTCAGCCGCCGGCCGCTCCCCCACCGGGAACAACGCCGCCACCGGCCGCAATTTCGGCGCGGACCAGTCCTTCGACCTGCCCCCCAAAGGCAACTTCCACACCCTTTCGGGCGTGACCGGTTCCATTCCCACGAACCTCGGCTACCTCAACGACATGATCATGCTGCCCGGCGGCATCTACAACTGGGAGAAGCAGCAGTACTACTACCTGCTCGCGGACGAGTCCTCCGCCCTCTCCCCTGACGGCCTCACCTTCAACTACAAGGTGCGTGAGGGACTGAAGTGGAGCGACGGCTCGGCCCTGACGGCGAAGGACGTGTACAACACGTTCGTGATGCGCTACGCCATGCAGCAGCCGGTGTTCAACTACATCAAGGACATCGAGCTGGTCGACGACTCCAACGTCAAGTTCACGCTGAACTCGCCAGCACCCATCGCCGTGTACTGGATCATGCGTGAACGGCCCGCCTCCAGCGCGCAGTACAGCGCGGTGGTCGAGGACGCCGCGGCGTTGTTCAAGAAGAAGGCGGCCCCCGACTCGGACGAGGCGAAGGCCCTGTCGGCGCGCATCGCGGAGGTCAAGATCGACCAGCCGATCGTGTCCGGTCCGTTCACGATCAACACCTCCACCATGACCAACTCGCAGTTGACGC
This window contains:
- a CDS encoding Gfo/Idh/MocA family protein, with the protein product MTSIKFAIIGLDHWYSAVPLARGLSRHPQTDLPLIVDGDPGRGRALASDLGAEFSTSLDDALQDPGIDAIGAFFSVEQNPGICIRAAEAGKHIVSIKPLARTLEEASAIVRAVERAGVQFIPAESRSRMTDQNQRLFEIVRSGELGRIVSANFVLCGVLPKAWEDSESHGWWVEEDKAPGGGWIDHAIYQIDRLRWLLGAEPVDVIGHVANLRYPQLPVEDYGHAIFTFSDGVVATMENTWTGADGAWRITTTLNGTEGSLAIDTIDAHISVLRPDAGASPSWERLEPLDDDSDLIQPLVDRIRGENNSLGTVHDAWRNLAAARAFYDAAASGTRRPVPVLASRNT
- a CDS encoding ROK family transcriptional regulator, with translation MPTASDRLMGKGPKLIREMNQRVLFDSLLSQGPSTRPELARASGLSQPTVIAALNELVDARLVVPLGNDARDTGRPAKLYQVNPAAASVIAVDIGRVWVRVAVVDIAGDELYRHDVRNVARSATALVELISAEVSQAKAKLLLDPGRTYAVIGSPGVFAPKRGVVDYADQLPGWHRPKLINMLNDELGAQLQIENDVNLAALAESIHGQARRHESFAYFHIGTGAGLATILNGKLHRGFHGAAGELAYLLTATGVDGRARVLEDVVSARALTASARELGLVNPTPKAVLQLAAAGDPTARQVMDRFVEGISAAVIAINAVLDPECVVLGGGIGIRLQDYVAEISGAVTRRSPFHVDLEVATLRTDATLRGAVDMGLETARNAMFRLGVPDDLG
- a CDS encoding Gfo/Idh/MocA family protein — translated: MTQQRPLRFGILGAGMIAGDEDGFLPNLTTLGDKVEITTVADVVPEHAQRIAQRFGIDTVYESLDEMLRDDRVEAVANLTPISVHAETSMRILRSGRHLLSEKPLATTLEEADALIEEAERQGVVFVCAPPDTLYAQYREARRLIDEDRIGQVCFARVRSSHGGPGGAPDGWPFDPTWFYQPGGGPLFDMGVYGIHEITSLLGPARRVSAFGGITEAVRTVRGTGPFGGLRIPVTTPDNFLLMLDFGNSTFAVIDATFNVLASKAPKVEVFGRRGAMAIYHRDENPLEVFVQDLEPGVDAWMAPEDLSRANNVREQELHRAMLMEHLVDCVRSGEPPIADAYKARHALEIMTAAIESAKSGRVVELATSF
- a CDS encoding ABC transporter permease — protein: MSDDVHAEEAAQLSPELARESGGPPQASLGYRIRHNYVLGRILKSLITIWAVATLSFALVRWMPGNPLQAYVQKLMTQQGLGRQEALARASSLLSYDPDAPLLDQYLTYLGGLVQGNLGQSIVAPGTSVIDYILAYLPWTLFSVGLGLLLSFLIGIALGVLIAYKRGRWIDHLITNISSALNAVPNYMWAMLVIVVFGVQLRWFNVSSLRGTLTPGVQPGFTAEFILDALTHAALPITVYVLTSVGGWILQMKSSTTQVLEDDYVIGAKARGLPGSRIHISYVGRNAILPLFTQFAVQLGFVVGGSTLVEQIFKYDGVGYYFYDAIVARDYPVVQGFILIITVSVVLANLMADLLLSRIDPRIRVEGAR
- a CDS encoding ABC transporter permease, translated to MSNSPLPTTDPTVLTGARTPHPGKGRWRSALGASVTGTVGGVVFLLMCVASLILPWFIAVPAANSALIYAPPSAEHFLGTDADGRDVLTMILLGGRDVIIVSIISATVSTGIAVVLGALAAYLRGWVDSLVIQFTDFMLTIPQFALLVVLAVYVRLDSPVMLALLLGGLGWPGLLRAVRAQVLSLKEREYVEAARIVGLSTPVIIGREILPNMASYLMIHFIFAMTGATYAMVGLYLLGLAPMTGINWGIMINNAWAKGALFFTNAAWSIMAPLLVVSVLQLSAIWFARTLEQLLNPRLAGKQK
- a CDS encoding ABC transporter ATP-binding protein; protein product: MMTPTTGAKPLLEISGLEITYTTNRQPSTAVRDIDLTLYPRETLVLAGESGCGKTTLALAILGLLPKGGGIASGSISFETKKGTTVKLTSLSRDAERALRWTEMSVVFQGAMNSLNPLLTVRQHFVETARAHAGSPKGEKLEAWMAELLEMVMLEPKRVLASYPHQLSGGMRQRVLIALGLLLSPRLVVLDEPTTALDVLTQKAIITILRSLQERIGFSMIFITHDLALAAEIADRVAVMYDGRIVELGTAREVFTDPGHPYTRALLETIPRWDGEPGRLRTIKESLADYDITTDEGATQQLKLQKDSEVWLSETHRVAHIPRKRSEGRADD
- a CDS encoding ABC transporter ATP-binding protein — encoded protein: MTEKLMEIRDVTQRFRSAEREVVAVSRVSVQVDAGSVTCLVGESGSGKTTLARIAAGLDKPTAGSIHYQGQDISQLRGPGFMRFRREVQYVHQDPYASLNPTRTVLSTLLSALGARRNRTRRRATELLERVELTPADLFLERYPHQLSGGQRQRVALARALATEPALIIADETTSMLDASIRGSMINLLSELRDDLGVGFLFITHDFTLARHFAWRGRTAVLYLGELVEYGPTPEVMDAPKHAYTKALIDALPMIRFDDADVPDGAP